From the Leptolyngbya sp. O-77 genome, one window contains:
- a CDS encoding MarC family protein yields MDISVLTQTFLAIFVLADPLGNAPIVVLLTKGMDLDQKNRVVDRATLVATLILLGFAFVGQPILTYLHISTASLKVAGGLLLLLVALDMLQGEINTYEAEQERDVAITPLALPLLAGPGALTTVTLLMADRPTARLSVVLGIVLSMFVTWVIVRQSTRIEKWLGETGTIIAAKLLGFILAALAVEIGSEGIRELFLS; encoded by the coding sequence ATGGACATTTCCGTTCTCACGCAAACATTTCTGGCAATCTTTGTACTGGCTGATCCACTGGGCAACGCGCCGATCGTCGTGCTACTTACCAAAGGCATGGATCTCGACCAAAAAAACCGCGTGGTCGATCGCGCCACGCTGGTCGCTACGCTAATTTTGCTGGGCTTTGCCTTTGTCGGTCAGCCGATTCTCACCTATTTGCACATCAGCACGGCCTCGCTGAAGGTGGCGGGCGGGCTATTGCTGCTGCTCGTGGCGCTGGATATGTTGCAGGGAGAAATTAACACCTATGAGGCGGAGCAAGAGCGCGACGTGGCGATTACGCCGCTGGCGCTGCCGCTGCTGGCGGGCCCGGGTGCGCTGACCACCGTCACGCTGCTCATGGCTGATCGTCCTACGGCTCGCCTGAGCGTGGTGCTAGGGATCGTATTATCAATGTTTGTGACCTGGGTCATTGTGCGCCAGTCTACCCGCATCGAAAAATGGCTGGGCGAAACCGGAACCATCATCGCTGCAAAGCTTCTGGGCTTTATCCTGGCGGCGCTGGCGGTAGAAATTGGCAGCGAGGGAATTCGAGAACTGTTTTTGTCCTGA
- a CDS encoding DUF3153 domain-containing protein — protein MRRLLPLLLLCLCLTGCIQYDVGITYDSQTHGELVQRIRLDGQIPAARRSTARAWLDGLEQQARKLGGKVRHPSKQESLITIPFNNGKDLAAKFNRFFNPSQEERRQLWGPDLAELPAIAARMTVRETNLLLVQRNRLSLDLDLRSLAVRGADGRLLVSPGGLLDVDFNLNTPWGVRSVDSTPEPKLGNRQLTWILQPGELNHLEAVFWVPSPLGLGTVAIAVIVGIGALVKALLEGDGGVE, from the coding sequence ATGCGCCGCCTTCTCCCACTCCTCCTCCTCTGCCTCTGCCTGACGGGCTGCATTCAATACGACGTGGGCATTACCTACGACAGCCAGACCCACGGCGAACTGGTGCAGCGGATTCGGCTGGATGGGCAGATTCCGGCAGCACGGCGATCGACAGCGCGGGCGTGGCTGGACGGGCTAGAGCAGCAGGCGCGGAAACTGGGCGGCAAGGTGCGCCACCCATCGAAGCAGGAGTCGCTAATTACCATTCCGTTTAATAATGGCAAAGACTTGGCTGCGAAATTCAACCGCTTTTTTAACCCGTCGCAGGAGGAGCGGCGGCAGCTTTGGGGGCCGGATCTGGCGGAACTACCTGCGATCGCCGCTCGGATGACTGTGCGTGAAACGAATCTGTTGCTGGTGCAGCGCAATCGGCTGAGCCTGGATTTGGACTTGCGATCGCTCGCCGTTCGGGGAGCGGATGGCCGCCTGCTGGTGTCGCCCGGTGGTCTGCTGGATGTCGATTTCAATCTCAACACGCCCTGGGGTGTCCGCAGCGTAGACAGTACGCCAGAACCAAAACTGGGCAATCGCCAGTTGACCTGGATCTTGCAGCCTGGCGAACTGAATCATTTAGAAGCAGTGTTTTGGGTGCCTAGCCCGCTCGGTTTGGGAACTGTGGCGATCGCCGTGATTGTCGGCATTGGTGCCCTGGTCAAGGCGCTGCTGGAGGGGGATGGGGGAGTGGAGTGA
- a CDS encoding glycosyltransferase family 2 protein, which produces MPAHNEAAGIGAAIATILPQLQAGDRLLVVADNCTDDTAAVAFAAGAEVIERRDPDRRGKGYALDFGLRYLAKNPPEVVVMADADCWMNPGALSEIASLSAATHRPVQSVYLMETPPRPSAATAISSLAFLVKNQVRLLGLSRLGMPSLLTGTGMAFPWDVIRGIPLASGNIVEDMQLGLDLAIAGHPPLFCSTAYVMGLLPARRTAADQQRTRWEHGHLHTLMTQVPRLLGETLRRGRVDLLAIALDLAVPPLSLLVMLWAVVLGIAAIALLLGASALPAALLLAQGCLLLGAISGAWVRFGTDLIPASALLSIPLYVVRKIPRYFGFFSNRQTQWIRTEREPEVGS; this is translated from the coding sequence ATGCCTGCCCATAACGAAGCAGCAGGCATTGGCGCAGCGATCGCCACGATTTTGCCGCAGCTCCAAGCGGGCGATCGCCTGCTGGTGGTAGCCGACAACTGCACCGACGATACCGCCGCTGTCGCCTTCGCGGCTGGCGCTGAGGTGATTGAGCGGCGCGATCCCGACCGTCGTGGCAAGGGCTATGCACTAGATTTTGGGCTGCGCTATCTTGCCAAAAACCCGCCAGAGGTGGTGGTAATGGCCGATGCAGACTGCTGGATGAACCCTGGCGCACTGTCCGAAATTGCCAGCCTATCAGCAGCAACGCATCGCCCGGTGCAATCGGTTTATCTAATGGAAACACCACCGCGCCCCAGTGCAGCCACAGCCATATCGTCTCTCGCGTTTCTGGTGAAAAATCAAGTGAGATTGCTGGGACTATCGCGCTTGGGAATGCCGTCGCTATTGACGGGCACAGGTATGGCCTTTCCCTGGGATGTGATTCGGGGGATACCCCTGGCCAGCGGCAATATTGTGGAAGATATGCAGCTTGGGTTGGACTTGGCGATCGCCGGACATCCGCCCCTCTTTTGCTCCACTGCCTATGTGATGGGGCTATTGCCCGCCCGCCGAACCGCCGCCGACCAGCAGCGCACTCGCTGGGAGCATGGCCATCTGCACACGCTGATGACTCAAGTGCCTCGGTTATTAGGCGAAACGCTGCGGCGGGGTCGCGTTGACCTGCTGGCGATCGCCCTCGATCTGGCCGTGCCGCCCTTGTCGCTGCTAGTGATGCTGTGGGCTGTGGTGCTGGGAATAGCGGCGATCGCCCTGCTGTTGGGCGCATCTGCCCTACCTGCGGCGCTGCTGCTGGCTCAGGGCTGCCTGCTGCTGGGCGCGATCTCCGGCGCATGGGTGCGCTTCGGCACAGATCTGATTCCCGCCAGCGCCTTGCTCAGTATTCCGCTCTACGTGGTTCGCAAAATCCCCCGCTACTTTGGCTTCTTTAGCAATCGTCAAACCCAGTGGATTCGGACGGAGCGAGAGCCAGAGGTTGGGAGTTAG
- a CDS encoding choice-of-anchor L domain-containing protein: MSISPLSFWQKSMENNQAIAFKITQNNDVEILKTALLGDTKGLSNFSIKLTGNANASGTFQNDPFDLKSGIVLSTGNVKNLATKNIADGGFSPGTSIPLRFIKLPGRPNEASGSDVFYADLSKIGFDINSILFADSGSFFGGSTGPFSGFDLDSIKLSNVKLESAEAVNSIPGLDVFDFTPAGTVLAPGSQRPPVADNDVEITPELRGILNGNINNLVATLERFDSTGSTNELVGAMSLGDNGKIGFNLTQIVSTVNKPLYLYVGESGRGESSEGESPDGLISVSNRFINELNDLSTDFGFAGATNDSIKIEIEFDADNTAEFLYFEYVFGSEEFVEFAGSQFNDSFSLTLNGFNFARLSNGDNVSINNLAFGPYGAYHPDFVRNEALTGPLSNQTSLDGYTKPLTFVGLIEPGARNTLVIELKDVRDGLLDSAVFLKGGTLGTVNPGDIQREDGAGGSKTIEIDEGDRLVIIDNFGGIGRGTNPTAEAIAELDTLKFKGDRFTAKNLLLTQNNQDLEITFEGSETKVILKNFSLENLDNLTKKTGGAVDLGNILFDGQEQIQDSFDVFNSEWNFDQVLNSNSVTFLNALNNTVRGFDNSNDVIHGQAGNDILLGLGGDDILRGGAGNDILRGGSGVNILVGNGGADIFGLSRDGTAIVKDFDLNQDLIDLRISNLLPNDLKIEQGTGADAADTWIRLASNNQLLMKLEGIQATALSPFSFLSGFLL; the protein is encoded by the coding sequence ATGAGCATTTCGCCACTTAGTTTTTGGCAAAAATCTATGGAAAACAATCAGGCGATCGCCTTCAAAATCACTCAGAATAATGATGTTGAAATCCTCAAAACGGCATTGCTGGGCGACACAAAAGGACTCAGCAATTTCAGCATCAAGCTCACCGGCAATGCCAACGCATCTGGCACCTTTCAGAACGATCCATTTGACTTGAAATCTGGCATCGTCCTCAGCACAGGCAACGTGAAAAACCTGGCAACCAAGAATATTGCAGACGGCGGCTTTTCCCCCGGAACCAGCATCCCGCTAAGGTTCATTAAACTACCGGGAAGGCCCAATGAAGCATCAGGAAGTGATGTATTTTATGCCGATCTATCAAAGATTGGTTTTGATATTAACTCCATTTTGTTTGCTGATAGCGGCAGTTTCTTTGGAGGTTCAACGGGGCCCTTTAGCGGCTTTGATTTAGACTCTATAAAACTTAGCAATGTCAAACTTGAGTCAGCCGAAGCTGTTAATTCAATTCCAGGTCTGGACGTTTTTGACTTTACGCCTGCTGGAACTGTTCTTGCCCCTGGAAGTCAACGTCCTCCTGTCGCAGATAACGATGTGGAGATTACTCCTGAGCTACGGGGTATCCTGAATGGAAATATTAATAATTTAGTTGCTACGTTAGAGAGATTTGATTCAACAGGATCCACAAATGAATTAGTTGGAGCTATGAGTTTGGGTGACAATGGAAAAATTGGTTTTAACTTAACTCAAATAGTCTCAACAGTTAATAAACCGCTTTATCTATATGTTGGGGAGTCGGGTCGGGGGGAAAGCAGCGAAGGTGAATCGCCTGATGGATTGATTTCAGTATCAAACAGGTTCATTAATGAATTGAATGATTTGAGTACTGACTTTGGGTTTGCAGGAGCCACAAACGATTCAATCAAGATTGAGATTGAATTTGACGCAGATAATACCGCAGAGTTTCTGTATTTTGAGTATGTGTTTGGTTCTGAAGAATTTGTCGAGTTTGCAGGGAGTCAGTTCAATGATTCATTTAGCCTGACGCTGAATGGGTTTAACTTTGCTCGGCTCAGCAATGGCGACAACGTTTCGATCAATAACCTGGCTTTTGGACCCTATGGCGCTTACCATCCTGATTTTGTTCGGAATGAGGCATTGACCGGCCCGCTTAGCAATCAAACTAGTCTGGATGGTTATACAAAGCCGCTTACCTTTGTGGGGCTGATTGAACCTGGCGCCAGGAACACGTTGGTCATTGAGCTAAAGGATGTGCGCGACGGATTATTAGACTCTGCGGTATTTCTAAAAGGAGGAACACTGGGAACGGTCAACCCAGGGGATATCCAGCGAGAAGACGGTGCGGGCGGTTCTAAAACTATCGAGATAGATGAGGGCGATCGCCTCGTTATCATCGACAATTTCGGCGGCATCGGTCGCGGAACGAATCCTACGGCAGAGGCGATCGCCGAGCTAGACACGCTGAAATTTAAGGGCGATCGCTTCACGGCTAAAAATCTGTTGCTAACCCAAAACAATCAAGACCTGGAAATTACATTTGAAGGTTCTGAGACAAAAGTAATTCTCAAAAACTTTTCGCTGGAAAATCTGGATAACCTTACAAAGAAGACGGGTGGAGCCGTTGACCTTGGAAATATTTTGTTCGATGGACAGGAGCAAATTCAGGATAGCTTTGATGTATTCAATTCTGAATGGAACTTTGACCAGGTATTAAACTCAAATTCTGTCACGTTTCTCAATGCGTTGAACAATACGGTTCGAGGTTTCGATAATTCCAATGACGTAATTCATGGACAGGCAGGCAATGATATTTTGTTGGGATTGGGTGGTGACGATATTTTGCGAGGCGGTGCAGGAAATGATATCTTGAGGGGCGGCTCTGGCGTTAATATTTTGGTTGGCAATGGGGGCGCTGACATCTTCGGTCTATCCAGAGATGGAACTGCGATTGTAAAAGATTTTGATTTGAATCAGGATTTGATCGACTTGCGTATCAGCAATCTGCTGCCCAATGACTTAAAAATTGAGCAAGGCACAGGCGCAGACGCAGCAGATACCTGGATTAGGTTGGCGAGTAATAATCAGCTTTTAATGAAGCTAGAAGGTATTCAGGCAACTGCTCTTTCACCTTTTTCTTTCCTGTCTGGTTTTCTCCTATAA